The following are encoded in a window of Nibricoccus aquaticus genomic DNA:
- a CDS encoding glycoside hydrolase family 43 protein, which yields MSESVLSSEENLERFRPGEVWTDTAGVPINAHGGGILRHGATYYWFGEHKIAGPWGNEAHVGVRVYASEDLVRWRNQGIALAVSADPASEIASGCILERPKVIHNRHTGLFVMWFHLEPPGAGYTGARSGVAVANAPCGPYRYLGSLRPNAGIWPLNADAMLRQMLSAEEADSLAARRFSGGPEADFPADLIQRRDHEGGQMARDMTLFVDEDDIAYQIYSSEENGTLHISQLTKDYLHHEGRYIRVFPGGFNEAPALMKWSGRYFLFTSGCTGWRPNALRLAVADSIWGPWTDMGNPCVGTPQESATTFQSQPTFILPVNEKSGRFIFMADRWAPKNPIDGRYVWLPVDLSDSRPTVRWHKEWTISAS from the coding sequence ATGAGCGAGTCGGTATTATCTTCTGAGGAGAACTTGGAGCGTTTCCGTCCAGGTGAGGTTTGGACGGATACGGCTGGCGTTCCCATCAATGCACACGGCGGCGGTATTTTGCGCCACGGTGCGACCTACTACTGGTTCGGGGAACATAAGATCGCCGGGCCGTGGGGCAACGAAGCGCACGTGGGCGTTCGTGTCTATGCGTCGGAAGATCTGGTTCGCTGGCGCAACCAAGGCATCGCGCTTGCGGTGAGTGCTGATCCGGCGAGCGAAATTGCAAGCGGCTGCATCCTGGAAAGACCGAAGGTTATTCATAACCGGCACACCGGTCTTTTTGTGATGTGGTTTCACCTGGAGCCGCCAGGCGCAGGTTATACGGGCGCGCGGAGTGGTGTGGCGGTGGCGAATGCTCCGTGTGGTCCCTATCGTTATCTGGGCAGTCTGCGACCGAACGCAGGAATCTGGCCGTTGAATGCCGATGCTATGCTGCGTCAAATGCTCTCAGCGGAGGAAGCGGACTCGCTGGCGGCCCGGCGCTTCAGCGGAGGGCCGGAGGCGGATTTTCCCGCTGATTTGATTCAGCGACGCGATCATGAGGGCGGTCAGATGGCGCGGGATATGACCCTCTTCGTGGACGAGGATGACATCGCGTACCAGATCTACTCTTCCGAAGAAAACGGCACGCTGCATATTTCTCAGCTGACGAAAGACTATCTGCATCACGAGGGCCGATACATCCGGGTGTTCCCCGGTGGATTTAACGAGGCGCCGGCACTGATGAAGTGGAGCGGCCGGTATTTCCTGTTTACATCGGGATGCACGGGTTGGAGGCCGAACGCACTCCGACTGGCCGTGGCTGATTCCATCTGGGGGCCGTGGACCGATATGGGTAATCCCTGTGTGGGAACTCCACAGGAATCAGCCACGACTTTTCAGTCTCAGCCGACATTCATTCTCCCGGTGAATGAAAAATCCGGTCGATTCATTTTTATGGCGGATCGATGGGCTCCTAAGAATCCGATCGACGGACGCTATGTTTGGTTGCCGGTGGATTTGTCTGACTCACGCCCGACTGTGCGCTGGCACAAAGAATGGACGATCAGTGCCAGCTGA
- a CDS encoding MFS transporter: MTTPDPNPADSSANVEKPAARKTWSAGTRVYTLGTLVALFAWLLIGDFAWATRERSVGPMAQWYLNSLQIPNLLFGLLITSFPAALWLVLGPIISMKSDRHRGPRGRRIPFLLTMAPLAGLGIVGIGLTPLLAGWLHAVLAPEHAWGSGLHGALDGTAAGAWMLEILQNERIVAVCCFGIFWAMYELATIAVPTLLGGLINDVVPKPLLGRFYGLFRAVGLIDGMIFNFWLMGKVPTHFTLMLVIIGITYTVAFMWMCFQVKEGDYPPPEPQPERRGLKGWWTDLRRYVRECFTNSYYLSVFVMWMFASLCFQPVNVFALPYARSLGVDMDLYGKMLALTFLVSLGFSYFLGWLVDKFHPLRMVMVSLAAYAAVTLTGSLYATTANAFLVAWVLHGVFSGCYYTCVASLGQRLFPHHKYAQFFSASSIFLSLANIVLAPAIGWTIDATGKVYRLTFLFGGGLAALALVCAFFVYRKFMRLGGPKDYAAPE, encoded by the coding sequence ATGACTACGCCCGATCCCAATCCTGCAGACTCATCGGCCAACGTTGAGAAACCAGCGGCGCGCAAGACGTGGTCGGCCGGTACGCGTGTGTACACGTTGGGGACGCTGGTGGCGCTTTTCGCGTGGCTGTTGATTGGCGATTTCGCGTGGGCTACGCGGGAGCGATCGGTGGGGCCGATGGCCCAATGGTATCTTAATTCGCTCCAGATTCCCAATCTGCTGTTCGGGCTGCTGATCACCTCTTTTCCGGCGGCGCTGTGGTTGGTCCTAGGACCGATCATCAGCATGAAATCAGACCGCCACCGTGGTCCACGCGGTCGTCGTATCCCGTTTTTGCTGACAATGGCACCGCTCGCGGGGCTTGGTATCGTGGGTATCGGGCTCACGCCGCTGCTCGCGGGCTGGTTGCATGCGGTGCTCGCACCTGAACATGCGTGGGGGAGTGGTTTGCACGGCGCGCTCGATGGCACGGCAGCGGGTGCATGGATGCTGGAGATACTGCAGAATGAGCGGATCGTGGCTGTCTGCTGCTTCGGTATTTTTTGGGCGATGTACGAACTCGCCACCATCGCGGTGCCAACACTGCTTGGCGGGCTGATCAATGATGTCGTGCCGAAACCGCTGCTCGGGCGTTTCTATGGGCTGTTTCGCGCGGTAGGCCTGATCGATGGGATGATCTTCAATTTCTGGCTGATGGGGAAGGTGCCCACTCATTTCACGCTGATGCTGGTCATCATCGGCATCACCTACACCGTCGCGTTTATGTGGATGTGTTTTCAGGTGAAGGAGGGGGACTATCCGCCGCCGGAGCCGCAACCGGAGCGTCGCGGATTGAAAGGGTGGTGGACCGATCTGAGGCGTTATGTGCGCGAGTGCTTCACGAACTCCTATTATCTGAGTGTATTTGTGATGTGGATGTTCGCGAGCCTCTGCTTTCAGCCGGTCAATGTGTTTGCGCTTCCGTATGCCCGGAGTCTCGGCGTGGACATGGATCTTTACGGCAAGATGCTCGCGCTGACGTTTCTGGTTTCACTCGGATTCTCCTACTTTCTGGGCTGGCTGGTGGATAAATTTCATCCGCTGCGAATGGTGATGGTTTCCCTCGCCGCGTATGCCGCGGTTACGCTGACAGGATCGCTTTATGCCACCACCGCCAATGCGTTTTTGGTCGCGTGGGTACTGCACGGTGTTTTCTCCGGCTGCTATTACACTTGTGTGGCTTCGCTCGGGCAGCGGCTTTTCCCGCATCACAAGTATGCACAGTTTTTCTCCGCTTCGAGTATCTTCCTGTCCCTGGCCAACATCGTGCTGGCACCGGCGATCGGCTGGACGATCGATGCGACGGGCAAAGTTTATCGCCTGACGTTTCTTTTTGGAGGCGGGCTGGCGGCGCTTGCGCTGGTGTGCGCGTTTTTCGTGTACCGGAAGTTCATGCGCTTGGGCGGACCGAAAGATTATGCAGCGCCCGAATGA
- a CDS encoding RNA polymerase sigma factor, with protein sequence MMNYATKYGEPESSKSEKVGTIEKYTHQSSVERMSTKAQDVALDRILVDRFKGGDQAAFDEMVTRYWDRIYAMVHQLLRNQQDAEEVTQDAFIRAHRGLVNFRGESAFSTWLYQIATNLARNRYWYWWRRKRDKTVSFDQPVSESNDMPLSEVFAAEIESPDEITVTQEFVDRIAKGMEKLGAKHREILILRNVKNLSYEDIAAILKISVGTVKSRIARARESLRAKMGDDFK encoded by the coding sequence ATGATGAATTACGCAACAAAGTACGGAGAGCCCGAGTCATCCAAATCTGAAAAAGTGGGAACAATCGAAAAATACACCCATCAAAGTTCCGTTGAACGTATGTCAACGAAAGCTCAGGACGTGGCCTTGGACCGTATTCTGGTAGATCGCTTCAAAGGCGGTGATCAGGCGGCATTCGATGAAATGGTGACGCGCTACTGGGACCGCATTTATGCGATGGTCCACCAGCTTTTGCGCAACCAGCAGGACGCCGAGGAGGTGACACAGGACGCGTTTATCCGGGCGCATCGCGGGTTGGTGAATTTTCGCGGAGAGTCGGCTTTCTCGACGTGGCTTTATCAGATTGCGACGAATCTCGCCCGGAATCGCTACTGGTACTGGTGGCGTCGCAAGCGGGATAAGACGGTGTCGTTTGACCAGCCGGTGAGTGAGAGCAACGACATGCCGTTGTCGGAAGTTTTCGCGGCGGAGATCGAGTCGCCAGACGAGATCACGGTCACGCAGGAGTTCGTGGACCGGATCGCCAAGGGTATGGAAAAACTGGGTGCCAAGCACCGGGAGATTCTGATTCTGCGCAACGTGAAGAACCTCTCGTATGAGGATATTGCCGCGATTCTGAAGATTTCGGTTGGCACGGTGAAGAGTCGCATAGCACGCGCCCGCGAAAGCCTGCGCGCCAAAATGGGAGATGATTTCAAATGA
- a CDS encoding ThuA domain-containing protein: MSVQVFCDDRFHPAATVREGLAPLGRDWSFVWTDNVHEWKPESLADFPAVILSKSNTASATDWSPWLVGGKETAFRDYVRAGGGLLIVHSGCASYAQVEPMRAVTGGAFTHHPPACEVTIESTDDHALTAGVDARFSVFDEHYFVTLDDLDADVFLRSRSSHGMQPSGWTRREGAGRVCVLTPGHFAQVWLHPSFQKLLANALRWVSAS; the protein is encoded by the coding sequence ATGAGCGTTCAGGTATTTTGCGACGACCGATTTCATCCTGCTGCGACAGTGCGGGAAGGGCTGGCGCCGCTGGGCAGAGACTGGAGTTTTGTTTGGACCGATAATGTGCACGAGTGGAAACCCGAGTCGCTCGCGGATTTCCCCGCGGTGATTCTGAGTAAGTCAAACACAGCGTCGGCGACCGACTGGAGTCCCTGGCTGGTCGGCGGCAAGGAGACTGCCTTTCGGGATTATGTCCGAGCGGGAGGTGGACTGCTGATCGTTCACTCTGGCTGCGCGAGCTACGCACAAGTGGAACCGATGCGAGCCGTGACAGGCGGTGCGTTCACCCATCACCCGCCTGCGTGTGAGGTAACGATAGAGTCAACGGACGACCATGCATTGACCGCGGGCGTCGATGCGCGGTTCTCGGTTTTTGATGAACACTACTTTGTGACGCTGGATGATCTGGATGCGGATGTGTTTTTGCGCAGCCGGTCGAGCCATGGAATGCAGCCGTCCGGTTGGACGAGAAGAGAGGGAGCCGGTCGTGTCTGTGTGCTCACGCCGGGCCACTTTGCACAGGTCTGGCTGCATCCTTCTTTTCAAAAACTGCTGGCAAACGCCCTGCGCTGGGTGTCGGCATCATGA
- a CDS encoding alpha/beta hydrolase has protein sequence MQRPNDEIYRLRAQCERWPADKPLAGREFSREVFLETDVVEASLAWRRGAVENPRGAIIICPGGGYEVLATAHEGNNVADWLNAHGFAAFVLRYRVPQPGAPAPLEDIRSALRLVRERADYFGVPRDRVGVLGFSAGGHLAGCAALMVPPDDKIERPDFLAMIYPVVSMCEAWAHRGSVDTLLGHKRDSSLGEHYSLERQVADCAPPLFLVHARDDALVPVENSLALQASYRGVEAECTTYFPAEGGHGFGLGRTGTEAGDWPRRLLLWLNARCSAVAKV, from the coding sequence ATGCAGCGCCCGAATGACGAAATCTATCGGTTGCGCGCTCAGTGTGAACGCTGGCCAGCGGACAAGCCGCTCGCCGGGCGCGAATTTTCACGTGAGGTGTTCCTGGAGACGGATGTTGTCGAAGCGTCCCTCGCCTGGAGGAGAGGTGCTGTAGAAAATCCACGCGGGGCGATTATCATTTGCCCGGGTGGAGGCTACGAAGTTCTCGCGACGGCACACGAGGGGAACAACGTGGCGGACTGGCTAAACGCACATGGATTTGCGGCGTTCGTGCTTCGCTATCGGGTGCCACAGCCTGGAGCGCCGGCACCGCTCGAGGATATTCGTTCGGCGCTGCGTCTCGTCAGAGAACGAGCTGACTATTTTGGCGTTCCTCGTGATCGTGTAGGTGTGCTGGGGTTTTCGGCGGGCGGACATCTTGCGGGTTGCGCCGCGCTGATGGTCCCGCCTGATGACAAGATTGAACGGCCCGATTTTCTCGCGATGATCTACCCCGTTGTCAGCATGTGCGAAGCGTGGGCGCATCGCGGGTCGGTCGATACGCTGCTCGGACATAAGCGAGATAGCTCGCTCGGAGAACATTACTCGCTCGAGCGGCAGGTTGCGGACTGCGCTCCGCCATTGTTTCTCGTACACGCCCGGGACGACGCGCTCGTTCCGGTGGAGAACTCGCTGGCTTTGCAAGCGTCCTATCGCGGTGTGGAGGCGGAGTGCACGACGTATTTTCCTGCCGAGGGAGGCCACGGCTTCGGGCTGGGCAGGACTGGAACTGAAGCCGGGGACTGGCCCCGGCGATTGCTCCTGTGGCTGAACGCTCGATGCTCAGCAGTTGCGAAGGTATAA
- a CDS encoding hydroxyacid dehydrogenase, translating to MNSPKPRGLFVLDDWAYEQIYGQELDAAVRQRLEIVAPPLNGAALLKNLHLLQDVEVIMGGWGMRVMDETFLEAAPKLRAVFLGAGSVKAVVSEPFWRRGIEIVSAYSMNAIPVAEFTVAAIIFSLKHVWKYALGMQREKRYLPKTGTMPGAYRTTVGLISLGAIGRRTADMLKSYDLHVIAYDPQCSAAQAAELGVELVSLDDVFKRSHVVSLHAPWLPETERMITGAHFAAMRTGATFINTARGIIVREQEMIEVLRVRPDLTALLDVTKPEPPPPDSPLFTLPNVVLTPHIAGAMDEECRRLGHFLVEELDCFLAGNNSKWRLRREQMAWMA from the coding sequence ATGAACTCTCCCAAACCACGCGGCCTGTTCGTTCTAGACGACTGGGCCTACGAGCAAATTTACGGGCAGGAGCTGGATGCCGCCGTCCGTCAGCGTCTGGAGATCGTCGCACCTCCACTCAACGGAGCTGCGCTGCTGAAGAACCTGCATCTGTTGCAGGATGTGGAAGTGATCATGGGAGGCTGGGGCATGCGCGTGATGGACGAAACGTTTTTGGAGGCAGCTCCCAAACTGCGCGCCGTTTTTCTCGGCGCGGGCTCGGTCAAGGCCGTGGTGTCGGAGCCGTTCTGGCGGCGTGGGATCGAGATTGTGTCGGCTTATTCTATGAACGCCATCCCGGTTGCCGAGTTCACCGTGGCGGCGATTATTTTCAGCCTGAAACATGTCTGGAAATACGCGCTCGGGATGCAGCGCGAGAAACGCTATCTTCCCAAGACGGGAACGATGCCCGGAGCGTATCGCACGACGGTCGGGCTCATTTCCTTGGGCGCGATCGGACGGCGGACGGCGGATATGCTCAAGTCCTACGATCTTCACGTGATCGCTTACGATCCCCAGTGTTCGGCCGCGCAAGCGGCGGAGCTCGGCGTCGAACTGGTTTCCCTGGATGACGTTTTCAAGCGGTCACATGTTGTTTCGCTGCACGCCCCCTGGCTGCCTGAAACAGAGCGCATGATCACCGGCGCGCATTTTGCCGCGATGCGCACGGGTGCCACCTTTATCAATACGGCTCGCGGAATCATCGTTCGCGAGCAGGAGATGATTGAAGTTTTACGCGTGCGACCTGACCTGACCGCCCTGCTCGACGTGACCAAGCCCGAGCCGCCGCCGCCGGACTCCCCGCTGTTTACACTGCCAAATGTCGTGCTGACGCCGCACATCGCAGGCGCTATGGACGAGGAGTGCCGCCGGTTGGGGCATTTTCTCGTGGAGGAACTCGACTGTTTCCTTGCGGGCAACAATTCGAAGTGGCGCTTGCGGCGGGAGCAGATGGCTTGGATGGCATAA
- a CDS encoding glycoside hydrolase family 2 protein, which translates to MNAPVLDPLPRSVRLDDWQLYFDPSCVQDPARLPAGWRDQAVAVKVPHVWEQIRPGYDGAGWYRCVVNAGAGSLGQIWRVRFSAVNYRAQVFLNGVSLGAHDGGYTPFVVEFGPWLRAGENELLVRVIDPPREYAVEGLQSSHPLRQTALPTYKAGWYYSFGGLWQPVHLLRTEQIWIEDAFIQPRLNPREITVNYTLGLANSGVAGGELRFWVTRREGGLSLAEGRVAVSGAEGIFKVALLDAPLWSCESPNLLMLHLDFEGASGRDSRSWRFGLREFTTDGSRFLLNGTPIHLRGVLHQGGFPRTLVYPQDEAMALKDVRSILDAGCNLSRITLRPASPRELDLCDELGLMVIGEPPIGWVADDDQIDARCLQEVEEMIRRDRNRPSVVMWTLLNEFSDTVYFKHKSPRALIEAACRLGLSLDPTRLMTGNSGRGVGEAVSGNGIFGQGRAPVPIQDEHIYLRNFPSAQELDQRIVSVGRNEPGLLFVSEFGTSALPDLERVLATYSDAERALGLEDYRQMKNYRDEVVRGWEEFDLARYFGSLQQFYHALGYDQAEMVRLEQRALRLNPRVAGYVITQGADASSEFGGIVDLWREPKRVYAGFRELNREKVLLLDTPGTCFAEGAEVKLRVVVSNLGPRAQSVRGGVSLRYAEEVVHAWEFSGDAGWSSALLETTLPLDRAGRWQLRADATCGGETISDEVTLTVFGTPRFKGTEILLMDSSVAPHGAARSEIGEQLTTLGLKTIKFGNQANAAKLPVVVHLRGRDRTLNYFENQRVLRREVEAGRTALFVDCDLAYLHYFFGEDTPREIYGNGAFAGNMGFAFDDALFGHLGPERQIGPAYGACYPRIHPCAKSVRKAGGEILALHAMPYQFGRPDTIEWGATLYTKRYGAGRVWVCSFRLFEAIAAGDPVAVDLLDRMLEAARAHH; encoded by the coding sequence ATGAACGCACCCGTGTTAGACCCTCTCCCGCGCAGCGTCCGGCTCGACGACTGGCAGCTCTATTTTGATCCATCCTGCGTACAAGATCCCGCACGATTGCCAGCAGGTTGGCGGGATCAAGCGGTTGCCGTAAAAGTGCCGCACGTGTGGGAGCAAATCCGTCCGGGTTATGACGGAGCGGGGTGGTATCGGTGCGTGGTGAATGCCGGTGCGGGGTCATTGGGTCAGATTTGGCGCGTGCGGTTTTCGGCAGTAAATTATCGTGCGCAGGTCTTTCTTAATGGTGTCTCGTTGGGCGCGCATGACGGCGGGTATACGCCCTTTGTTGTAGAGTTTGGTCCATGGCTGCGTGCGGGTGAGAACGAACTGCTGGTGCGTGTGATCGATCCGCCGCGTGAATACGCAGTCGAAGGACTTCAGAGCAGCCATCCGCTGCGTCAGACCGCGCTGCCGACCTACAAGGCGGGTTGGTACTATTCGTTTGGGGGCTTGTGGCAGCCGGTGCATTTGTTGCGCACCGAACAAATCTGGATCGAGGACGCATTCATCCAGCCGCGACTGAATCCGCGAGAGATCACGGTTAATTACACGCTTGGGCTGGCAAACAGTGGCGTTGCTGGTGGTGAGTTGCGTTTTTGGGTGACGCGTCGTGAAGGCGGGCTGTCGCTGGCCGAAGGGCGCGTGGCGGTTTCTGGCGCAGAAGGCATTTTCAAAGTGGCTCTGCTGGATGCGCCGCTGTGGTCCTGTGAGTCACCAAATTTACTGATGCTCCATCTGGACTTTGAAGGTGCATCGGGCCGCGACTCGCGCAGCTGGAGATTTGGGCTGAGGGAATTCACGACAGACGGCTCGCGTTTTTTGCTCAACGGAACGCCGATCCACCTGCGCGGAGTTCTGCATCAGGGCGGATTTCCGCGTACGCTCGTGTATCCGCAGGACGAGGCGATGGCGCTCAAGGACGTGCGTTCGATCCTCGATGCGGGGTGCAATCTTTCGCGCATCACTTTGCGTCCAGCCAGCCCGCGCGAGTTGGATTTGTGTGATGAACTCGGGCTGATGGTCATCGGCGAGCCTCCGATAGGCTGGGTTGCCGACGACGACCAGATCGACGCGCGCTGTCTTCAAGAAGTGGAGGAAATGATCCGTCGCGACCGGAACCGCCCGTCAGTCGTGATGTGGACATTGCTGAACGAGTTTAGTGACACCGTCTACTTCAAGCATAAGAGCCCGCGTGCGTTGATCGAGGCGGCGTGCCGACTCGGGCTAAGCCTGGACCCGACGCGTTTGATGACGGGCAACTCCGGGCGTGGAGTTGGCGAAGCGGTTTCGGGCAACGGCATTTTTGGTCAAGGCCGTGCGCCAGTTCCCATTCAGGATGAGCATATTTATCTGCGGAATTTCCCTTCGGCGCAGGAGCTCGATCAACGCATCGTCTCTGTTGGTCGCAACGAGCCTGGACTTCTCTTCGTTAGCGAGTTTGGCACTAGCGCATTGCCTGATCTTGAGCGTGTGCTCGCTACCTACTCGGATGCGGAGCGCGCGCTTGGATTGGAAGATTACCGGCAGATGAAAAACTACCGCGACGAAGTCGTGCGTGGGTGGGAAGAGTTCGATTTGGCACGTTATTTTGGATCGCTGCAGCAGTTTTATCACGCGCTAGGCTATGATCAGGCGGAGATGGTGCGGCTGGAGCAGCGTGCGTTGCGGCTGAATCCCCGAGTCGCCGGTTACGTGATTACGCAGGGCGCCGACGCGTCGAGTGAGTTTGGCGGTATCGTCGATCTCTGGCGTGAACCGAAGCGTGTTTATGCGGGTTTCCGCGAACTCAACCGCGAGAAAGTTCTCCTGCTTGATACACCGGGCACCTGTTTTGCGGAGGGGGCTGAAGTGAAATTGCGAGTTGTCGTCTCAAACTTAGGACCGCGGGCGCAGAGCGTGCGCGGTGGAGTTAGCCTGCGATATGCGGAGGAAGTCGTTCACGCATGGGAGTTCTCCGGTGACGCCGGCTGGAGTTCGGCGTTGTTGGAAACGACCTTGCCGCTGGATCGAGCTGGCCGGTGGCAACTGCGTGCGGACGCGACCTGTGGTGGAGAGACCATCTCAGATGAGGTGACGCTCACTGTATTCGGGACGCCTCGTTTCAAGGGAACGGAAATTTTGCTGATGGACAGCAGTGTCGCTCCCCACGGAGCGGCGAGATCGGAGATTGGTGAGCAACTCACGACTCTGGGCCTGAAGACAATCAAGTTTGGTAATCAGGCCAACGCGGCGAAGCTCCCGGTGGTGGTCCATCTCCGAGGACGCGATCGCACGCTGAACTATTTTGAAAATCAGCGCGTGCTGCGTCGTGAAGTCGAGGCCGGTCGCACGGCGCTCTTCGTGGACTGCGATCTCGCCTACCTGCATTATTTTTTCGGCGAAGACACACCGCGCGAGATTTACGGCAACGGCGCTTTTGCCGGAAACATGGGTTTCGCGTTTGATGATGCGTTGTTCGGTCATCTGGGACCCGAGCGCCAGATAGGGCCCGCTTATGGCGCCTGTTATCCACGCATCCATCCTTGTGCGAAGAGCGTGCGGAAGGCTGGTGGCGAAATTCTCGCGTTGCACGCGATGCCCTATCAGTTCGGCCGGCCCGACACGATCGAGTGGGGAGCCACCCTATATACCAAACGGTACGGAGCCGGTCGCGTGTGGGTTTGCTCGTTCCGGTTGTTCGAGGCCATTGCCGCTGGTGATCCCGTCGCGGTGGACTTGCTTGATCGCATGCTCGAAGCGGCCCGGGCGCATCATTGA
- a CDS encoding polysaccharide lyase family 8 super-sandwich domain-containing protein has product MTASSLLISPQWKQRSRAVMGALFSMVILLSLSKAAEVSPQVMVDRYRELLLAGYARGSPPVSWEGKQAAVWISEIRQDGSWSDIDYSSTAGGAWPVVDHLRRIRVLARETADPKSALHRSASAERALFSALDHWTEKRYQNPNWWQNQIGVPQVMRDIIVLLGARLAGDKRENAMAVLKQFKVMEAGVGANTVWSAELALMAAALEDDSATVMEMSRLIAGEVVKGGAQGIQSDFSFHQHGARLQQFHYGGSFFQDTTRIAWLLRDTPWAFPEDKVRLLAHLAGEGSVWMSRGIVTVPGTLDRAVSRPAALAGADLRPELALLADLLPERKKELLAASRKQGNGQAVKAGFRAFPHSDFATYHAPAFSFFVKTVSARSELTESIQRENRRGRKLNWGDHYVLTSRSDYVDLPPVWDWELLPGVTSAADIDTLQRRPFVGAIESQGSGASAMDYATGKGDAVTLTARKFWVAHQNVVIGLIGALTSTQTGEPVRTALDQRRLRGAVTVADAEGTTTLPTGRQERRGVAWIHHDGLVYVPLGAAAVSFSLGPVSGAWRDINLNGPVDPVSENIFLAVLEHGLSPQGVASGFVVIPCDSVRKAARLVKKPSWSILRNDAEAQVVRFADGTWMAAFYVAGKFNVPSHKLSVETDAPCLLIFNRGELRASDPSHEGRTVRVRVNARDYFLVCPPGGKTSEPVSF; this is encoded by the coding sequence GTGACCGCATCCTCCTTACTAATCTCTCCTCAATGGAAACAACGCTCCCGTGCTGTCATGGGAGCGTTGTTTTCCATGGTGATTCTTCTGTCGTTGTCAAAAGCGGCGGAAGTGAGCCCTCAGGTGATGGTGGATCGGTATCGCGAACTTTTGCTGGCTGGTTACGCGCGTGGTTCTCCGCCGGTAAGCTGGGAGGGCAAGCAGGCCGCAGTCTGGATTTCCGAGATTAGGCAGGATGGCAGCTGGTCGGATATCGATTATTCAAGTACGGCGGGAGGGGCGTGGCCGGTGGTTGATCATCTGCGCCGGATCCGCGTGTTAGCCCGGGAAACCGCCGATCCGAAATCCGCACTCCATCGGAGCGCCAGCGCCGAACGCGCGCTCTTTAGTGCGCTCGATCACTGGACCGAGAAGCGTTACCAGAATCCGAACTGGTGGCAGAATCAGATCGGTGTGCCCCAGGTGATGCGCGACATCATCGTGCTGCTCGGCGCGCGCTTGGCCGGAGACAAACGCGAAAACGCAATGGCCGTGTTGAAGCAGTTCAAAGTGATGGAGGCAGGGGTGGGCGCGAATACGGTCTGGAGCGCGGAACTCGCGCTGATGGCGGCTGCGCTTGAGGATGACTCCGCGACCGTGATGGAGATGAGCCGGCTGATCGCTGGGGAAGTTGTGAAGGGCGGGGCCCAAGGTATTCAGTCCGATTTCAGTTTTCACCAGCACGGTGCGCGCTTGCAGCAGTTTCATTATGGCGGCTCGTTTTTCCAAGATACCACTCGGATCGCATGGCTGCTGCGTGACACGCCTTGGGCATTTCCGGAGGACAAGGTGCGTCTCCTTGCCCATCTTGCAGGTGAGGGGAGCGTATGGATGAGTCGCGGCATAGTCACGGTACCGGGCACGCTGGATCGGGCGGTGAGCCGCCCGGCTGCGCTCGCGGGAGCCGATCTGCGTCCGGAGCTGGCGTTACTGGCAGATCTCTTGCCTGAACGAAAAAAAGAACTCTTGGCGGCGTCGCGGAAGCAGGGAAACGGACAGGCGGTAAAAGCGGGGTTTCGAGCGTTTCCTCATTCGGACTTCGCGACCTATCATGCGCCGGCTTTTAGCTTCTTCGTGAAAACGGTGTCGGCTCGCTCTGAGCTGACAGAATCTATCCAACGGGAGAACCGGCGTGGGCGTAAGCTCAACTGGGGCGATCATTATGTGCTTACCTCCCGTAGTGATTATGTGGATCTGCCTCCGGTCTGGGATTGGGAGTTGTTGCCCGGAGTGACTTCCGCTGCGGACATCGACACCCTCCAACGACGACCCTTCGTGGGAGCGATCGAGTCTCAGGGGTCGGGCGCGTCAGCCATGGATTACGCGACGGGCAAAGGGGATGCGGTGACTCTCACCGCCCGAAAATTCTGGGTGGCTCACCAGAATGTGGTGATTGGACTGATCGGCGCTCTGACGAGCACTCAGACGGGAGAGCCGGTGCGCACGGCGCTCGATCAGCGGCGATTGCGCGGAGCGGTGACGGTGGCGGATGCCGAGGGAACCACTACGCTCCCGACCGGCCGCCAGGAGCGACGCGGAGTGGCGTGGATTCACCATGACGGGCTTGTCTATGTGCCACTGGGCGCGGCGGCGGTTTCATTCTCGCTGGGGCCGGTGTCGGGCGCGTGGCGGGACATCAATTTGAACGGGCCGGTCGATCCAGTTTCGGAGAATATTTTTCTGGCAGTGCTGGAGCACGGACTTTCACCGCAAGGCGTCGCGAGCGGGTTTGTGGTGATACCTTGCGACAGCGTGAGAAAGGCCGCCCGCTTGGTGAAGAAGCCCTCGTGGAGCATCCTGAGAAACGATGCGGAGGCGCAGGTCGTGCGGTTCGCGGACGGGACGTGGATGGCCGCATTTTATGTCGCCGGAAAATTTAACGTTCCATCACACAAACTCTCCGTCGAGACAGATGCGCCCTGTTTGTTGATCTTCAACCGCGGTGAGCTGCGAGCCAGCGATCCTTCGCATGAAGGCCGCACGGTGCGCGTACGCGTCAATGCGCGTGACTATTTCCTGGTGTGCCCGCCCGGCGGGAAAACGTCCGAGCCAGTTTCTTTCTGA